One window from the genome of Aphelocoma coerulescens isolate FSJ_1873_10779 chromosome 19, UR_Acoe_1.0, whole genome shotgun sequence encodes:
- the RABGEF1 gene encoding rab5 GDP/GTP exchange factor isoform X4: MNLKSERRGIHVDQSELLCKKGCGYYGNPAWQGFCSKCWREEYHKARQKQIQEDWELAERLQREEEEAYASSQSTQGAQSLTFSKFEEKKTNEKTRKVTTVKKFFTASSRAGAKKAAQEKTPKQGQLGRERNADNILRDLKEIFTPSWEVASPSEALAGKLKAEIQEAKAPSPSIHRQASIETDRVSKEFIEFIRTYQKPGQDIYKQCKLFLDTMSHKRDLSIEEQSECAQDFYQNVADRLQTRWKVPPEKVEKAMDEVEKYIMTRQYKYVFCPETTDDEKKDLAVQKRIRALHWVTPQMLCVPVSEEIPEVSDMVVKAITDIIEMDSKRVPRDKLACITKCSKHIFNAIKITKNEPASADDFLPTLIYIVLKGNPPRLQSNIQYITRFCNPSRLMTGEDGYYFTNLCCAVAFIEKLDAQSLNLSQEDFDRFMTGQTSPKKQESDSFSPDVCLGVKQMCKSLDLLSQLNERQERIVSEAKKLEKDLIDWTDGITKEVEDIVEKYPLEIKPKSQALAAIDSENVENDKLPPPLQPQVYAG; encoded by the exons ATGAACCTGAAATCGGAGCGCAGAGGAATCCACGTGGATCAGTCGGAGCTGCTGTGCAAGAAGGGCTGTGGTTACTATGGCAATCCTGCTTGGCAGGGGTTTTGCTCCAAGTGCTGGAGGGAGGAATACCACAAGGCCAGGCAGAAGCAGATTCAAGAggactgggagctggcagagcg GCTCCAGCGTGAGGAGGAAGAAGCCTATGCCAGCAGCCAGAGCACCCAAGGGGCACAGTCCCTGACCTTTTCAAAGTTTGAGGAGAAGAAAACCAATGAGAAAACAAGAAAGGTCACAACTGTGAAGAAGTTCTTCACTGCTTCCTCCAGAGCAGGAGCTAAGAAGG CAGCTCAAGAGAAAACCCCTAAGCAAGGACAGCTTGGGAGGGAGAGAAATGCTGATAACATTCTCAGGGATTTGAAGGAGATTTTTACTCCCTCCTGGGAAGTGGCTTCCCCTTCTGAAG CGTTGGCTGGCAAGCTGAAAG CAGAGATCCAGGAGGCCAaggctcccagcccttccatCCACAGGCAGGCCAGCATTGAGACAGACAGAGTGTCCAAGGAGTTCATAGAATTCATCAGGACATACCAGAAGCCTGGCCAGGATATCTACAAGCAATGCAAACTCTTTTTGGACACCATGAGCCATAAAAGG GATTTAAGCATTGAGGAACAGTCTGAATGTGCCCAGGACTTCTACCAAAATGTAGCAGACAGGTTGCAGACACGTTGGAAAG TGCCCCCTGAAAAAGTGGAGAAGGCAATGGATGAGGTTGAGAAATACATCATGACTCGACAGTATAAATATGTTTTTTGCCCTGAGACAACTGATGATGAGAAGAAAGACCTTGCTGTCCAAAAAAGGATCAG GGCTTTGCACTGGGTAACTCCCCAGATGCTGTGTGTTCCTGTCAGTGAGGAAATCCCAGAAGTCTCTGACATGGTTGTAAAGGCAATTACAG ATATCATCGAGATGGACTCCAAGCGTGTCCCTCGGGATAAACTGGCCTGCATCACCAAGTGCAGCAAGCACATCTTTAATGCCATCAAAATCACCAAAAATGAGCCAGCTTCTGCTGATGATTTCCTGCCCACACTGATTTACATCGTTCTGAAGGGGAACCCCCCACGCCTGCAGTCCAACATCCAGTACATCACTCGCTTCTGCAACCCCAGCAGGCTGATGACTGGAGAGGATGGATATTATTTCACTAACCTG tgctgtgctgtggcctTCATTGAAAAACTGGATGCTCAGTCTTTAAACCTGAGCCAGGAAGATTTTGATCGTTTCATGACGGGCCAGACCTCCCCAAAAAAGCAGGAATCTGACAGTTTTTCCCCTGATGTGTGCCTGGGGGTGAAGCAAATGTGCAAAAGCTTAGACCTCCTCTCTCAGTTGAATGAGAGACAGGAAAGAATTGTCAGTGAAGCCAAGAAGCTGGAGAAAGACCTCATAGATTGGACTGATGGGATCACCAAGGAAGTGGAAGATATTGTGGAGAAATATCCcttagaaataaaaccaaaaagtcAAGCCTTAGCAGCCATTGACTCTGAAAATGTGGAGAATGACAAGCTGCCCCCACCACTGCAGCCTCAGGTTTATGCAGGATAA
- the RABGEF1 gene encoding rab5 GDP/GTP exchange factor isoform X8 translates to MSSLRISEVLAFFLRKMNLKSERRGIHVDQSELLCKKGCGYYGNPAWQGFCSKCWREEYHKARQKQIQEDWELAERLQREEEEAYASSQSTQGAQSLTFSKFEEKKTNEKTRKVTTVKKFFTASSRAGAKKEIQEAKAPSPSIHRQASIETDRVSKEFIEFIRTYQKPGQDIYKQCKLFLDTMSHKRDLSIEEQSECAQDFYQNVADRLQTRWKVPPEKVEKAMDEVEKYIMTRQYKYVFCPETTDDEKKDLAVQKRIRALHWVTPQMLCVPVSEEIPEVSDMVVKAITDIIEMDSKRVPRDKLACITKCSKHIFNAIKITKNEPASADDFLPTLIYIVLKGNPPRLQSNIQYITRFCNPSRLMTGEDGYYFTNLCCAVAFIEKLDAQSLNLSQEDFDRFMTGQTSPKKQESDSFSPDVCLGVKQMCKSLDLLSQLNERQERIVSEAKKLEKDLIDWTDGITKEVEDIVEKYPLEIKPKSQALAAIDSENVENDKLPPPLQPQVYAG, encoded by the exons ATGAGTTCCTTGCGGATCAGTgaggttttggcttttttcct GAGGAAAATGAACCTGAAATCGGAGCGCAGAGGAATCCACGTGGATCAGTCGGAGCTGCTGTGCAAGAAGGGCTGTGGTTACTATGGCAATCCTGCTTGGCAGGGGTTTTGCTCCAAGTGCTGGAGGGAGGAATACCACAAGGCCAGGCAGAAGCAGATTCAAGAggactgggagctggcagagcg GCTCCAGCGTGAGGAGGAAGAAGCCTATGCCAGCAGCCAGAGCACCCAAGGGGCACAGTCCCTGACCTTTTCAAAGTTTGAGGAGAAGAAAACCAATGAGAAAACAAGAAAGGTCACAACTGTGAAGAAGTTCTTCACTGCTTCCTCCAGAGCAGGAGCTAAGAAGG AGATCCAGGAGGCCAaggctcccagcccttccatCCACAGGCAGGCCAGCATTGAGACAGACAGAGTGTCCAAGGAGTTCATAGAATTCATCAGGACATACCAGAAGCCTGGCCAGGATATCTACAAGCAATGCAAACTCTTTTTGGACACCATGAGCCATAAAAGG GATTTAAGCATTGAGGAACAGTCTGAATGTGCCCAGGACTTCTACCAAAATGTAGCAGACAGGTTGCAGACACGTTGGAAAG TGCCCCCTGAAAAAGTGGAGAAGGCAATGGATGAGGTTGAGAAATACATCATGACTCGACAGTATAAATATGTTTTTTGCCCTGAGACAACTGATGATGAGAAGAAAGACCTTGCTGTCCAAAAAAGGATCAG GGCTTTGCACTGGGTAACTCCCCAGATGCTGTGTGTTCCTGTCAGTGAGGAAATCCCAGAAGTCTCTGACATGGTTGTAAAGGCAATTACAG ATATCATCGAGATGGACTCCAAGCGTGTCCCTCGGGATAAACTGGCCTGCATCACCAAGTGCAGCAAGCACATCTTTAATGCCATCAAAATCACCAAAAATGAGCCAGCTTCTGCTGATGATTTCCTGCCCACACTGATTTACATCGTTCTGAAGGGGAACCCCCCACGCCTGCAGTCCAACATCCAGTACATCACTCGCTTCTGCAACCCCAGCAGGCTGATGACTGGAGAGGATGGATATTATTTCACTAACCTG tgctgtgctgtggcctTCATTGAAAAACTGGATGCTCAGTCTTTAAACCTGAGCCAGGAAGATTTTGATCGTTTCATGACGGGCCAGACCTCCCCAAAAAAGCAGGAATCTGACAGTTTTTCCCCTGATGTGTGCCTGGGGGTGAAGCAAATGTGCAAAAGCTTAGACCTCCTCTCTCAGTTGAATGAGAGACAGGAAAGAATTGTCAGTGAAGCCAAGAAGCTGGAGAAAGACCTCATAGATTGGACTGATGGGATCACCAAGGAAGTGGAAGATATTGTGGAGAAATATCCcttagaaataaaaccaaaaagtcAAGCCTTAGCAGCCATTGACTCTGAAAATGTGGAGAATGACAAGCTGCCCCCACCACTGCAGCCTCAGGTTTATGCAGGATAA